The DNA window gataagataagataagataagataagataagataagataacctttattagttaacctttattagtcccacaggtgggaaatttgtttgtcacagcagaaagtggacagtgcaaaagttatataGCAAAAATTAGAGAACACTGGAATACAATAAGAACAATAtactgtacacaactgtacagaatagaatagaataaaataaaataaaatactatatgcaatagaatgtaataaaataatatatacaaAAGGATAAACAGCATTTAGATGCAATAGAAACAACAAACGTATCCTGTTTATAAAGctgctgtaaaaatattttttaaacactATTTTTACATACTATACTATTTACTtaatattttttactttaaaacattTGTTTAGGTATTCAGTGCAGTAAATATTCTtgacaatgaaaacaaacatttttattcttaGATGGCGTTAAGTGTCCTGTGCTGACTATTAATACAGAATAAATGATAATAACTTACCATCCATCtttttgaaagaaacaaaaccagGGCAGAGACACACGATTACTCACAACCCAAAGACTTTGTGACTGCACCTTTCGTTTTGTTCTGCACCTGTTTGGCTTGTATCTTGGCAGTGCTTATTGCATTGTGGGGATTATTAAGACTGTCCAATTGCATGTGAGACAGCAACAGAACACATCTAAATATAAAAGACtatgacatttttattgttttagtacATTTCACACAGTTAAGTAGGGAGGCTGCTGCTGTTGATGACAATGAGCTGCAGCTGGCAAGGGCTGATGAGCAGCAGTTGTGGCTGACTTCAGGAGGGCTCAAAACCAATCCCCCCAAAACACAAAAGGGACACAATACAACATTCAAGTTCAGATGGATGACTGCGACTGAAACATTTCAGGCAACTGGTGACGGTGTGGCATGGCAGGTGACCAGCGGCGTGCTAGAAGAGTGCAGGCCATGACTGAACAGGACGTGGACAAGCAGGATGTAGCTAGGCGCGACATGgattataatattttttaaatctataattataatttcattcagaaaaaaatgaaaatttacattggcagtaatgacaccaTGTTACGTCAATCAGAGGTCACTAAAATTTATATTACATTtgccaaccccccccccccccccctccaaaacTGGATCAGAGCCAGGGACATCTTTAGCTGCATGTTCTTAAATTTCCATCTGCAAAATCAGAAGCCCATGTAGTCCAAAAAGCTACATGGGCTTCATAGATGATTGGAAACTTTCTAAAGGACctctggtcttgttaggagagaagGCATCCAGGTGTCTTCAAGATATAAAGAActggatgacctctaattttTTGCTTTTGAATTCAGATAAAGCAGAGGTTATTAACTGCACACGCTGTGAAACTGCTGCTACAGAAGCCACAAAATGTTGAAAAGACCCATTTTATTGATCACATCTTTGTCAGATTAGCAACTCCAAAACACCACATTCCTGATTTTGCAGATGATTTGTACCTGCTGTTTAGAGCTGTCAAAATCTCACATTCAGACTTACATGTGACCAAAACAATTCACAACAGTTTTATTACTATCAGATTAAAGAATATATACATTTATTAAATTCATATGTAATTAAAATAAAGTGTAGAAAGGAGGAGAGAACCTCTAACCACATAACTACACAAAAACTGTACAAAAGTACAATTGTAGTCATAATGTGTGTTACCatcaagagaaagagaggctgCATGCCATGAGTTACATGGATCTTTGTCATTCGCTGTGTGCGTCATGGAGActgcacagagaaagagaaactaCACATGTGCGGTTTCTATATCACATCACACTGACAGTTCACAGCTGACCAAAATGAGCCTCAGAGCACTTCAGAAATATCCCGGCGATCCTGATGGCAAGGcattcagtttttcattcagttttttcAATTAATCAGAAGTTAATTAATCATTAAACTCTACTGAGAGCCAATGTGTAGAATATAAAACAGTAGTTCTGTGAATTTGCTTGCCAGAACATATTAATAGTCTGGCCAGCATTTTGTACTGCTTGGAGGCATAAAAGAGATTTGTCCAAGCTGGCAAACAGGGcattacaataatctaaacCCAATGACACCAATGCATGAATACGTTTTTGCAGTTCAACTGAGGATATTTTGGAATTTAGAAATGTTCCTTAAATAAATTTAACAGGAATGAGACGGAGATTTTACATGTGCGTCGAAGCCCAGAGaagaataaaatattacacCAAGATTTCAAATGGTGGACTTATCAGTTGAACAAAAAGGAGGGCATGAATGATTTTAGGATGTAATTAAAAGAAGGAGCTGTAACCATGGTCTCATTCTTGTTGGTTTTTAAAACAAGCTCATTGCTACAAAGCTAAGCAGTAACCTGAGTTAAGCAGTGGACGAGggtaaaaagatgaaaaaaaaaaacacttgtaAGTACAGTTAGAGCAGCTCATCATGTTAACCCTTGCccaatattttgtttatttaataaatggtAATAAGGCTGAAAACCAAAAAGCCACATATAAtatcaaaactttaaaaaaaaaggttttaagcAGATGCTTTTATAACTATGCCCCAGTGTTGAACAGCGCAGTAAAGCTTCTGTGCTTTTAAAAATAGAACAATTCAGTGTTTGAATAAGGGAGTGGTAAAATGTTTCGGTTTCCAATGCTAGTTAAACAAGTTTCAAACAAAGAAGATATTTTTAATTAAGTTCAGTTTGAAAAATGGAAGAGTGATGCATTCATTCCCTCTTGACAGGTTACTGGCACAGGTACACGTAATTCCATTAATGCATAGCTGCAGTTATTAAACGATGACTCAGTGTGtagagctgttcgcactaaagtaaaaagcaccatcacttcgGGCGGATACCCTCTCGGCGCCAGCTGTGGtcgcaaggctggagctgaacaacaacaccctgataacgactgtgtttagtctgtttcttcccattccatgcaaggccacctggactgtttacttagcctggcagggcgaaggacactgtctcagctgaactctggacacgcacacacatacatatacactgatatgcacacactcatcccccctccctttccaaatgcCTCCGATGCTTGTTCCCTCCTGGGAACACGGCGGTCTACCTGGAATGGTAGCACTGGgaaggatggctgctgtgtttgcttcggattactcctcaccccccactCGACCCTGAGGCTTATCACGTGTtccataatgttgtgctgtggacatttatgtgcttttttgtgcagaggagtttttttgtttcctgttctcatgctgtcctcccaggagaccagcatgagtagaggtctctttttttcctcttttactttcccattgtagtgaatatttcagtgttttttttctgtaacgctcccgatctccgacctgtatccccatgtgatgtctgtgttgtgtatgtaaggtcgggggggggggggggggggggggggggggggggtgtgtcctatttcactgcagggcaacctgcacgtggcgaataaagccttgattgattgattgattgattgattaaatTCCAATGTCTTGTAATAACTGTAGCATATTTAATATGCATATACAAATACATAGAATTTGAAATAATTCAATCAAAATCAGCCACATATGGTCTGAATATGAGCCAGGAGCTACATTTTAGTGAAATTGTTAATAGGGACATGCTGTCTCATGCATAACGAACACAAGCACAAGTTAAACACAAAGATACAAATGTTGTTTATCCATTTCACACCATTTCTGTTAAAATATGGCTATTTTagacaaacattttaaaaatgatctgaaattaaaaaaacataaaaataaaaagttacatGTTTTACCAGCCACCTATTATGAATCCTGattcttcaaaaacaaaaaccattttcatgttttctcCAATAAATTGTCAGAAAACTCATAAAACATCCAGTGGAACATGGTTTTCATTGTTACTCTGTGTCACAGATATGACAGTTATATGGTTTTGTGTCTGAAAATCTTATATTATTGCATGATTCTGATGCTCAAAAGTAGTTATAgaagaaatagtatgattagaTCACCATGTAGCATTAGAACTCCTGCTCACAGCTTCAAGAATATGAAACATAACACAGTCAAAATGACAAGACACTCTGGGCCGCAGTTGGAAGGTGACAGTTGAATGTTAATACCACGTTTTTTGGGTGGAGTAACTTGTTTCTGGGTAAGGTCAAACTATTTGGCAACTgtacaaatacaaaatgaaacagtCACAACGCTGAGTTTCAGGTGTGGTCAAATAACAATAGTCACAAGTTATTTattggtggctgtagctcagaagGTAGATCTGCTAATCCTCCACTAATCTGAAAGATGGCGCTTTGATGTCTGGCTGCTGCAGTCTGCATATTGAAGTATCGTCAGGAGAGATACTGAACCCCGTTGTGAATGTTACATAGAAAAGCACACTGGCATTGAAAGAAAGTAAGTGGGAATGAGGAAAACTGTATAACATGTTCTGAGTATAAGAAATGTTTCCTGTACCAATCTATTTACCACCGCCACAGTTTACACGGTCACTTAATAGTGAGGTGACTGGGTTCTCCTCAAGTCTAAAACGGTCAGCTCATGCATTCACACTGTTGGAGCCAATAGAAGAAAAAAGTCTTATGTGCACTGCAGGTCTCAATTTAAACGACAATACAGTCTGTCTGTCTAACAGAATGGAATGGAAAGAAATTTAGTGTATTAtcttaaattacttattttttactttatagTAAATACTCAAtagcaaaatgtatttaatatgttatattttgaTGGATTTTATGCAACCATCAACAACAGCTGTGTTTTAATGAGTAATAGTAAAAAGCAATTTAATACATGTGAAATAAAATTTTGTCATCGTCATAAGCAAACAATCCCAAGACAAACATATTACTTGGTGTTTGGCAAAGAGGTTTAAGGGTAAACTTTACAGGCAGAGTTGTGTATTTACGAATACACGGACAATACCCTTTGATAACAGGATGGGTGTTTGGTTGGAATTGTTATCAATGAATCATAAAAtatacacatgaaaaaaaaaacctgagtcACATAATTAAAGTTGTTTATTGATGCACAGAACATGTAAATGATTATGTAAAGGTCCTCTGAAGCTGCTGGTACCTCTGCAtataaaagctttaaaacatCACAAACCTGAGAAGATCAAACAATTTCATAATCAAGTTACAATTGCCAGGAACAcatgtttatattttatcatACATGTTTTAATGTATGGCCACTACTTTGTATTTACTCAACACATTCAGGAACTtgcaaaacagaataaaatcttTATGCTTTCCATAAAGATTCCAAATGGGCCAAATTATTTTAATACAATGGTTTACCCACACAGATTAATGACAATATTTTTATGTAAGCTTTATATGTATAATGATTAGGCTGTTTTATTATATGGCTGTGGATCTGTGTTTATTCAAATGGATTCCATGGATTGTATATTATCTCATACAAAGCATGAAGTCTATTCCAAATGGCCTCAAAACCCCCCACAACTTCCTTTTCAAAAGGTTCTGGGACTGGAATGGGGACTGATTCAGATGGAACAGGAGCAGATGGAACAGATGGAACAGGAACAGATGGACTAGATGGAACAGATGGAACAGATGGAACAGGAACAGATGGAACAGATGGAACAGATGGAACAGGAACAGATGGAACAGATGGAACAGATGGAACAGATGGAACAGGAACAGATGGAACAGATGGAACAGGAACAGATGGAACAGATGGAACAGGAACAGATGGAACAGGTGGAACAGGAACAGATGGAACAGGAACAGGTGGAACAGATCCCTTTCCAAACTTTGATTTGATCAACAAAGCTGAGACAATTGCAAATAATCCTGTGATGACAGCAAAACCCACAAAATATTTAAGCCATGatttttgtgcattttccatGTGTCTCTTAATGATGTTAACTTTAGCCTGCTTTCTAATCTCTTCCTGTGACAGATTTTCTGATGACTTTCTAACCCgattttcctctttttgtatTTCTGTCTCCAATGTTTGGAGCTTTTCATTAGTGTAGTATCCTccattgttttctgtcactATATCTTCTATGCTATTGAGCAGCTCTGCCACCTGGAACTTGTTGCTTCTATATTCATCTTCCTGGTTGTTCTTCCAGTATTTATTGTCAATGACGTGGCACCGACTCCCACATTTCCTCACCAGATCACTCAGAGCTTCACTTTCATTAACAAAATCCTTGATCTTCGTTCCTTCGGGGAGCTGGTCACCATGAGTAAAAACCACTGCAGCGTATTTAAGAACATCTTCAGAGAAATGTTCACATAATTGTGCGATGACAGCCTTTTCGTGCTCTGTGAATTTCTCTGCTTTGAGCACAATGAGAAAAGCATGAGGACCCGGAGCACACTCTGTAATACAGCTCAACATCTCATGCTCCAACTTCTCAGACCTGCTTGGGTCAAAGAAACCAGGAGTGTCAATTAAAGTCAGGCTTCTTCCATCAACAGTCTTGGTCTCGCTCTGAGACAAACATGCGTTTGAGTCATTAAAATGATTAATCTTCAATCTGGTCTCGCCCAATATGGTATTAGCCAGACTGCTTTTCCCAGTTCCAGTTTTTCCCAGCAGGACAATCCTCCTTGTCTTTGTCACTGGAAGAAAAAATGAATAGATGAAAATATCTGATTAACTCATTACCTCATCTGCTTCCTGACATCTCTGATCAATTTTCAAATTTCAGATCAAAAATCTATCAACCCAGTATCACAGCAAAAGTGTAATAGACATGCCGGACCACCGTGTCTATTTCACACCATGCCTCTCCAAAACGTGAAATGGAAATGTATGAAGAATTTGcgtgaccagcagggggcgatgaTATATTAAGCTAAGAAGTCAGTAATGAACAAAAAATCATAATTGCATAAGTACATTCAATAGTCCTTAACAGTCACAAACTATTAAGCTTaatatgtatatacatgtaaatatgttaattttttttttaactatttccCACAATTATTTTCGTGTTGGCTTGAAATAAAAAAGCTCCCTCTGGTGttactgcaacttctgcatgcTTGTCTTTATCACGCTTTGGAGAGTCAAAGTGTTAAACAGACATGGGGGATATAGGTGTCTGTATGTACCCTATCTCCTTAAAGGATAGGGTACATACAAAAATTACATGCAAAATTTTGCATGAACAATGTCACATATATGTTTTAACAAAACAGATTAGTTATAAATCCCAACTCTTTCTGGACTCGCTTTACCAACAAACATTTTTATCAGTTAATAAATTAAAAGGGGTGatttgtattgtttgttttttgttttaaattacaCACAAAGAAATGTGATTCAAACCTAGTATCATTCTGGTTGATTTGAAGGAAAATATCACTGACATCTACAGCATAAGAGTGTCTGAAATCTTTTAGCTAATCATTCATCAGTGTCATTTATTGGTCCTTGTGATTACGCTGCATATAGAGACTTCAaccaaacagatgcaagtacaAAGTAAATTTAAAGCATGTTTGagattttaaaagaaatcttACTGCAGTACACTGCAAGCCATGTGTCAGCAAACAAGCCTTGATACCCAGAAATCTTGCTTGTATTTATAAGATTGATAAAGCTTAGAGCAGCAATACTGTTAAACATTTTTCATAGCAAAATAGTTCTTGAGATTAACTcagttaattaaaaatatagGTCACAGTTTAGGATTTTGATTACTAGAGTGACAAACACTCATACGTTGGAGTAATGTCTATTTAATAGTTACTTACCCTCCATGCTCACCAGAAaatagaaatctgtcaaaaatataGTCTGGTTCCCGACGTGTCTCTGCAGTGAgtcgtttgcttttgttttcgtACTGCGACTTACCTTGTGCTTCGCTTCTGATACCTGTCTAACTTGTTCTCTGGGTTTTAGCCAGAATAAGTGAACAAAA is part of the Maylandia zebra isolate NMK-2024a linkage group LG3, Mzebra_GT3a, whole genome shotgun sequence genome and encodes:
- the LOC101471708 gene encoding GTPase IMAP family member 7 isoform X1 produces the protein MEVTKTRRIVLLGKTGTGKSSLANTILGETRLKINHFNDSNACLSQSETKTVDGRSLTLIDTPGFFDPSRSEKLEHEMLSCITECAPGPHAFLIVLKAEKFTEHEKAVIAQLCEHFSEDVLKYAAVVFTHGDQLPEGTKIKDFVNESEALSDLVRKCGSRCHVIDNKYWKNNQEDEYRSNKFQVAELLNSIEDIVTENNGGYYTNEKLQTLETEIQKEENRVRKSSENLSQEEIRKQAKVNIIKRHMENAQKSWLKYFVGFAVITGLFAIVSALLIKSKFGKGSVPPVPVPSVPVPPVPSVPVPSVPSVPVPSVPSVPVPSVPSVPSVPSVPVPSVPSVPSVPVPSVPSVPSSPSVPVPSVPSAPVPSESVPIPVPEPFEKEVVGGFEAIWNRLHALYEIIYNPWNPFE
- the LOC101471708 gene encoding GTPase IMAP family member 7 isoform X2 produces the protein MEVTKTRRIVLLGKTGTGKSSLANTILGETRLKINHFNDSNACLSQSETKTVDGRSLTLIDTPGFFDPSRSEKLEHEMLSCITECAPGPHAFLIVLKAEKFTEHEKAVIAQLCEHFSEDVLKYAAVVFTHGDQLPEGTKIKDFVNESEALSDLVRKCGSRCHVIDNKYWKNNQEDEYRSNKFQVAELLNSIEDIVTENNGGYYTNEKLQTLETEIQKEENRVRKSSENLSQEEIRKQAKVNIIKRHMENAQKSWLKYFVGFAVITGLFAIVSALLIKSKFGKGSVPSVPVPSVPSVPVPSVPSVPVPSVPSVPSVPSVPVPSVPSVPSVPVPSVPSVPSSPSVPVPSVPSAPVPSESVPIPVPEPFEKEVVGGFEAIWNRLHALYEIIYNPWNPFE